Proteins encoded within one genomic window of Pygocentrus nattereri isolate fPygNat1 chromosome 9, fPygNat1.pri, whole genome shotgun sequence:
- the LOC108434426 gene encoding solute carrier family 2, facilitated glucose transporter member 1-like produces the protein MESNRQHVTVQLMIAVGAAVIGSLQFGYNTGVINAPQKTIEEFINKTWYERYNEKIHENTLTTLWAVSVSMFSVGGIFGSFSVGLFVNRLGRKNSMLIANVLAFIAAALMGFSKLAASWEMLILGRLVVGLYSGLSTGFVPMYVGEIAPTSLRGALGTLHQLGIVIGILMAQIFGIDSIMGNATMWPFLLGFTFIPALIQCAMLPFCPESPRFLLINQNEENKAKSVLKKLRGTEDVGEDIQEMKEESRQMMREKKVTIVELFRSPLYRQPLIIAIMLQLSQQFSGINAVFYYSTSIFTKAGVAYPVYATIGTGVVNTVFTIVSLFVVERAGRRSLHLTGLMGMAVSAVVMTVAMALTEKYPDLSYVSIVAIFVFVAFFEIGPGPIPWFIVAELFSQGPRPSAFAVAGFSNWTANFIVGMCFQYVEQLTGPYVFIIFTVLLLIFFIFTYFKVPETKGRTFDEISAGFRQNASSGAEKYAPDELNALGADSQL, from the exons aCCATTGAAGAGTTCATCAATAAGACATGGTATGAACGttataatgaaaaaatacatgaaaacacCCTCACCACACTCTGGGCTGTATCGGTTTCCATGTTCTCTGTGGGAGGCATTTTCGGCTCCTTCTCTGTAGGGCTGTTTGTCAATCGCCTGGGCAG GAAGAACTCAATGCTTATTGCTAATGTCTTGGCCTTCATAGCAGCTGCTTTAATGGGCTTCTCAAAGCTGGCAGCATCATGGGAGATGTTGATCCTTGGTCGGCTGGTTGTAGGTCTTTATTCAGGCCTGTCCACAGGCTTTGTGCCTATGTATGTTGGCGAAATTGCCCCAACGTCTCTGCGCGGGGCACTGGGCACTCTGCATCAACTGGGAATTGTCATAGGCATCCTGATGGCACAG ATCTTTGGCATTGACTCCATCATGGGCAATGCTACAATGTGGCCTTTCCTGCTTGGCTTCACCTTCATCCCAGCTTTGATTCAGTGTGCCATGCTGCCTTTCTGTCCTGAAAGCCCTCGCTTCCTGCTAATCAATCAGAATGAAGAGAACAAAGCCAAGAGTG TTCTGAAGAAGCTGCGGGGCACAGAAGATGTGGGAGAAGACATCCAGGAGATGAAAGAAGAAAGCCGGCAGATGATGAGGGAGAAGAAGGTGACCATCGTCGAACTCTTCCGCTCTCCACTCTACCGTCAGCCCCTCATCATCGCCATCATGCTGCAGCTGTCCCAACAGTTCTCTGGCATCAATGCT GTTTTCTACTATTCTAcaagtatatttacaaaagcagGGGTGGCATATCCTGTGTATGCTACCATTGGTACTGGGGTTGTGAACACGGTGTTTACCATAGTATCG CTCTTTGTGGTTGAACGAGCAGGACGAAGATCTCTGCACCTTACTGGGCTGATGGGAATGGCTGTGTCTGCTGTGGTCATGACCGTTGCCATGGCACTGACC GAAAAATACCCAGACCTTTCATACGTCAGTATTGTGGCCATCTTTGTTTTTGTGGCATTCTTTGAGATTGGGCCAGGTCCCATCCCGTGGTTcatcgtggctgagctgttcagtCAAGGTCCACGACCCTCTGCTTTCGCTGTGGCCGGTTTCTCCAACTGGACTGCTAACTTTATAGTAGGAATGTGCTTCCAGTATGTAGAG CAACTGACAGGCCCATACgtcttcatcatcttcactgTGTTGCTGCTTATTTTCTTCATCTTCACCTACTTCAAGGTGCCTGAGACCAAGGGCCGGACATTTGATGAAATCTCAGCAGGTTTCCGGCAGAACGCAAGCTCTGGAGCGGAGAAGTATGCCCCAGATGAGCTCAATGCACTGGGTGCAGATTCTCAGCTCTGA